From the Prosthecodimorpha staleyi genome, one window contains:
- a CDS encoding helix-turn-helix transcriptional regulator, translated as MNRTERLLAMVQMLRRHRHPVTADAIAREFTVSVRTVYRDVIDLQATGVPVRGEAGIGYVLDPGFDLPPLMFTADELEALMLGARFVRERGDPGLVRAAEDATAKILAVLPPALKPVFADASVFAPNYREPLHDRIDLAVVRRALRAGRKLEIAYRDLQDRPSERIIWPIAVGYMEASRMVVAWCELRQGFRHFRADRIERMTELDLRYPARRSVLLKSWQAEMAAERSRYDATSQKSPPAP; from the coding sequence ATGAACCGCACCGAACGCCTCCTCGCCATGGTGCAGATGCTGCGCCGGCACCGCCACCCGGTGACGGCGGACGCCATCGCGCGCGAATTCACCGTCTCGGTGCGCACCGTCTATCGCGACGTGATCGACCTGCAGGCGACCGGCGTTCCCGTGCGCGGCGAGGCCGGCATCGGCTATGTGCTCGATCCGGGCTTCGACCTGCCGCCCCTGATGTTCACCGCCGACGAACTGGAAGCCCTGATGCTCGGCGCCCGCTTCGTGCGCGAGCGCGGCGATCCGGGCCTGGTCCGCGCCGCCGAGGACGCGACCGCGAAGATCCTCGCCGTCCTGCCCCCGGCCCTGAAGCCGGTCTTCGCGGACGCGTCGGTGTTCGCGCCGAACTATCGCGAGCCGCTGCACGACCGGATCGACCTCGCCGTCGTGCGTCGCGCCCTGCGCGCGGGGCGCAAGCTCGAGATCGCCTATCGCGATCTCCAGGACCGTCCCTCCGAGCGCATCATCTGGCCGATCGCGGTCGGCTACATGGAGGCGTCACGGATGGTCGTCGCGTGGTGCGAGTTGCGCCAGGGGTTCCGGCACTTCCGCGCCGACCGCATCGAACGGATGACCGAACTCGACCTGCGCTACCCGGCCCGGCGTTCCGTCTTGCTGAAAAGCTGGCAGGCGGAAATGGCGGCAGAAAGGTCGCGCTATGACGCTACGTCGCAGAAATCGCCGCCGGCCCCTTGA
- a CDS encoding molybdopterin-dependent oxidoreductase — protein sequence MNRPVPVRIGHSACPHDCPSTCALDVELIDERTIGRVRGSEDMDYTAGVICAKVARYAERIHHPDRLTTPLVRTGPKGSGQFRTASWDEALDRIAEAFVAATAQHGSEAVWPYYYAGTMGLVQRDGIHRLRHAGRYSNQFDTICTNMAWTGYIAGTGRLAGPDPREMAKSDFVVIWGTNAVATQVNVMTHAIRARKERGAKIAVVDVYRNATMEQADMALLLRPGTDGALACAVMHVLFRDNLADRAYLARYSDVPAELEAHLATRTPEWAAAITGLSVAEIEAFAHAIGTTKRTFLRLGYGFARQRNGVVAMHAAASIATVAGLWQYEGGGAFHNNGAIYQLDKTLIEGADIKDRSIRNLDQSRIGAILTGDPQALRGGPPVTAMLVQNTNPVNVAPEQRLVRQGFAREDLFVAVHEQFMTDTARMADVVLPATMFLEHDDIYRGGGHQFILLGPKLVEAPGEARENHFVHVELARRLGFEHRGFRMSPREHIDWLLRHSGWGTLAELEEKRFIDCQPAFERAHYLDGFGHPDGKFRFKPDWTRVKAPNDGPMGPYGDLPALPDHWAVIEAADEAHPFRLVTPPARSYLNSTFAETPSGRKREGAPAVLMHPDDAARLGLAAGARVRLGNPRGEVVLALKLFDGVQQGVLVTEGIQPNAAFEGGEGINTLTGADPVAPFGGAAFHDNKVWIRAA from the coding sequence ATGAACCGTCCCGTCCCCGTCCGCATCGGCCACTCGGCCTGTCCGCATGATTGCCCGTCGACCTGCGCGCTCGATGTCGAGTTGATCGACGAGCGCACCATCGGGCGCGTGCGCGGCTCCGAGGACATGGACTACACGGCCGGCGTCATCTGCGCCAAGGTCGCCCGCTATGCCGAGCGCATCCACCATCCCGACCGGCTGACCACGCCGCTCGTCCGCACCGGCCCGAAGGGCTCGGGCCAGTTCCGGACCGCCAGCTGGGACGAGGCGCTCGACCGGATCGCAGAGGCCTTCGTGGCGGCGACCGCGCAGCACGGCTCCGAGGCGGTCTGGCCCTACTATTATGCCGGCACGATGGGCCTGGTGCAGCGCGACGGCATCCACCGGCTGCGCCATGCCGGGCGCTATTCCAACCAGTTCGATACCATCTGCACCAACATGGCCTGGACCGGCTACATCGCCGGCACCGGGCGGCTCGCCGGGCCCGACCCGCGCGAGATGGCGAAGTCCGATTTCGTGGTCATCTGGGGCACCAATGCGGTCGCCACCCAGGTCAACGTGATGACCCACGCCATCCGGGCCCGCAAGGAGCGCGGCGCCAAGATCGCGGTCGTCGACGTCTACCGCAACGCGACCATGGAGCAGGCCGACATGGCGCTGCTCCTCCGCCCCGGCACCGACGGCGCGCTCGCCTGCGCGGTGATGCACGTCCTGTTCCGCGACAATCTCGCCGATCGCGCCTATCTAGCCCGGTATTCCGACGTGCCGGCCGAGTTGGAGGCCCATCTCGCCACCCGCACGCCGGAATGGGCCGCCGCCATCACGGGGCTTTCGGTCGCCGAGATCGAGGCCTTCGCGCATGCCATCGGCACCACCAAGCGCACCTTCCTGCGCCTCGGCTATGGCTTCGCCCGGCAGCGCAACGGCGTCGTCGCCATGCATGCCGCCGCCTCGATCGCCACCGTGGCGGGGCTCTGGCAATACGAAGGCGGCGGCGCCTTCCACAACAACGGCGCCATCTACCAGCTCGACAAGACGCTGATCGAGGGCGCCGACATCAAGGACCGCTCGATCCGCAATCTCGATCAGTCGCGCATCGGCGCCATCCTGACCGGCGATCCGCAGGCCCTGCGCGGCGGCCCGCCGGTCACCGCCATGCTGGTCCAGAACACCAACCCGGTGAATGTCGCCCCCGAGCAGCGCCTGGTCCGCCAGGGCTTCGCGCGCGAGGATCTGTTCGTCGCCGTCCACGAGCAGTTCATGACCGATACCGCCCGCATGGCCGACGTGGTCCTGCCGGCGACCATGTTCCTGGAGCATGACGACATCTACCGCGGCGGCGGCCACCAGTTCATCCTGCTCGGCCCGAAGCTGGTCGAGGCACCCGGCGAGGCGCGCGAGAACCACTTCGTCCATGTCGAACTGGCCCGCCGGCTCGGCTTCGAGCATCGCGGCTTCCGCATGAGCCCGCGCGAGCATATCGACTGGCTGCTCCGTCATTCCGGCTGGGGCACGCTGGCCGAACTGGAGGAGAAGCGCTTCATCGACTGCCAGCCGGCCTTCGAGCGCGCTCACTATCTCGACGGTTTCGGCCATCCGGACGGCAAGTTCCGCTTCAAGCCGGACTGGACGCGCGTCAAGGCGCCGAACGACGGGCCGATGGGGCCGTATGGCGACCTGCCGGCGCTGCCCGACCACTGGGCCGTGATCGAGGCGGCCGACGAAGCCCATCCGTTCCGCCTGGTGACGCCGCCGGCGCGCAGCTATTTGAACTCGACCTTCGCCGAGACCCCCTCGGGCCGGAAGCGCGAGGGCGCCCCGGCCGTGCTGATGCATCCCGACGACGCGGCCCGGCTCGGCCTTGCCGCCGGCGCCCGCGTCCGCCTCGGCAATCCGCGCGGCGAGGTCGTGCTCGCGCTCAAGCTCTTCGATGGCGTGCAACAGGGCGTCCTGGTGACCGAGGGCATCCAGCCCAACGCCGCCTTCGAAGGCGGGGAGGGGATCAACACCCTGACCGGCGCCGATCCGGTCGCCCCCTTCGGCGGCGCCGCCTTCCACGACAACAAGGTCTGGATTCGCGCAGCCTGA
- a CDS encoding NAD(P)H-hydrate dehydratase: MNELLTPAEMSRADRLTIDAGTPGIRLMERAGRAVADATAFRHVLGTRVLVLCGPGNNGGDGFVAARILAERGYAVRLALLGDRSRLSGDAALAAAAWRGATEPLDGDGVVPMLAQAGVVVDALFGAGLARTLEGEARRVVEAVDRSGRPVVAVDLPSGIDGRTGAVCGAALHAQTTVTFFRRKPGHLLMPGRAHCGTVITADIGIPDWTLREIGPALRQNCPALWLDRLPAPRLGDHKYSRGHALVLSGPALRTGAARLSAEAALRAGAGLVTLVAPEAAAAIAATHLTAVMIEAFADAAGFAALLADPRRNAVVLGPAAGVGEGTRALVAAALAGRAGLVLDADALTSFADAPETLFDRVRGRPAPVILTPHEGEFARLFPDLAERAVGDRPKTERAVAAARRSGAIVVLKGTDTVVAAPDGRAAINDNAPPDLATAGSGDVLAGIAGGLLARGLPGYEAAAAAVWLHGECGRRAGPGLIAEDLAAELKPVLADLYRRAALPPAEPPPVAIRQEGPTLPPRRLLVGSQDEDEPGGTD; this comes from the coding sequence ACGCCCGGCATCCGGCTGATGGAGCGGGCCGGCCGTGCCGTCGCGGATGCGACCGCGTTCCGGCATGTGCTCGGCACGCGCGTGCTGGTTCTGTGCGGTCCGGGCAACAATGGCGGCGACGGCTTCGTGGCGGCGCGCATCCTGGCCGAGCGCGGCTATGCCGTCCGGCTCGCCCTGCTCGGCGATCGTTCGCGTCTTTCCGGCGATGCCGCCCTGGCGGCCGCGGCCTGGCGCGGCGCGACGGAACCGCTCGACGGGGATGGAGTGGTTCCCATGCTGGCGCAGGCCGGCGTCGTCGTCGATGCGCTGTTCGGGGCCGGCCTGGCGCGGACGCTCGAGGGCGAGGCGCGCCGCGTGGTCGAGGCGGTCGACCGGTCGGGCAGGCCGGTCGTGGCGGTCGACCTGCCGTCGGGCATCGACGGTCGGACGGGCGCGGTCTGCGGCGCGGCGCTCCACGCCCAGACCACCGTCACCTTCTTCCGCCGCAAGCCGGGCCACCTACTGATGCCGGGCCGGGCCCATTGCGGCACGGTGATCACGGCCGATATCGGCATTCCGGACTGGACGCTGCGCGAGATCGGCCCGGCGCTCCGCCAGAATTGCCCGGCGCTCTGGCTCGACCGGTTGCCGGCGCCGCGGCTCGGCGATCACAAATATTCGCGCGGCCATGCGCTGGTGCTGAGCGGCCCGGCGCTGCGGACCGGGGCGGCACGGCTGTCCGCGGAGGCGGCGCTCAGGGCGGGGGCGGGACTGGTGACGCTGGTCGCCCCGGAGGCGGCTGCGGCCATCGCCGCCACGCACCTGACCGCCGTGATGATCGAGGCCTTCGCCGATGCGGCCGGCTTCGCCGCGCTTCTGGCCGATCCGCGGCGCAATGCCGTGGTGCTCGGTCCGGCCGCCGGGGTCGGGGAGGGGACGCGGGCTCTGGTCGCAGCCGCGCTCGCCGGCCGCGCCGGGCTGGTGCTCGATGCCGACGCGCTGACCAGTTTCGCCGACGCTCCCGAGACCCTGTTCGACCGCGTCCGCGGGCGACCCGCACCGGTCATCCTGACGCCGCATGAGGGCGAGTTCGCGCGGCTCTTCCCCGATCTCGCCGAACGGGCGGTCGGCGACCGGCCGAAGACCGAACGGGCCGTGGCCGCGGCGCGCCGGTCGGGCGCGATCGTCGTCCTCAAGGGCACCGATACGGTGGTGGCGGCACCCGACGGCCGGGCCGCGATCAACGACAATGCGCCGCCGGATCTGGCTACCGCCGGGTCCGGCGACGTGCTCGCCGGGATCGCGGGCGGCCTGCTGGCGCGCGGACTGCCCGGCTACGAGGCCGCCGCGGCCGCGGTCTGGCTGCATGGCGAATGCGGGCGCCGGGCCGGGCCGGGGCTGATCGCCGAGGATCTGGCAGCCGAACTGAAGCCGGTGCTGGCCGATCTCTATCGCCGCGCCGCCCTGCCGCCGGCCGAGCCCCCGCCGGTCGCGATCCGCCAGGAGGGCCCGACCCTGCCGCCGCGCCGCCTCCTGGTCGGCAGCCAAGACGAGGACGAGCCGGGCGGCACGGACTGA